Part of the candidate division WOR-3 bacterium genome is shown below.
AAAGACCCATATTACATACCAGGTGTGAAAGAAGCCAAGAGCGAAGTTTGCTTCCCACTAATGATAGGTGATAAATTGATCGGTGTCCTGGATGTGGAAAGCCCAAAGATTGATGGTTTTACGCCCGACGATATAAAAATTCTCTCCACGCTCAGTGCCCAGATTGCCATTGCATTGGATAATGCCCGACTTTATGAAGAAGCAAAGCGGCTCTCCCTGACCGACCCCCTCACCAATCTTCCCAACCGTCGGAGTTTTGAGATAATGATTGAAAATGAAATCAAAAGGGCTGAGCGTTATCGCCGACCATTTGCCCTCTTGATGATGGATTTTGATAATTTCAAAAGTTATAATGATAAATTTGGGCATTCAGCAGGAGATGAGATATTGAAAAGATTTAGCAACCTTATGAAAGAAGCAATCCGGGATGTTGATTTCTTGGGCCGCTACGGTGGCGATGAGTTCATTGCGGTATTACCGGAGACCGATGCCAATTTTGCCCTTGTTGTTGCTGAAAGAATTCGAAAAAAGATCGAAGCCGAAAAGCTTGATCCGCCGGTCACACTCAGCATTGGTATTGCCGTTTTTCCCAAGGACAGCCGGGAAAAACAAAAACTCATTGATCTTGCCGACCACGCCTGTTATGAAGCGAAGGAGATGGGCGGCAATCGGGTCAATTTTGCCGGAGCTTAAATTTGTTAATCTTTTTTTTCTTAATCACGGAAACATACTTGGGTCAATTCGTTCTGGATCCGAACCAATTGCAATTTATTCCGAATGGGAATTTCTTAAAATTGCGAATTCCGGGTTGGGAAATCACCGATGAAGTTGGTGCCCCTGAATTACCTACCACAACCATTAAGATTGCGCTCCCCTTAGGTGCTCAAATAAAAAGTGTAGAAGTAATCGCCACAGAGAAAAAGGAGCTGAAATTAACCTCGGACATTTCATTCACTGCTCCTCCAACAATCCTTTGCATGGAGGTAAAAAAAATCTCTGCCCCCAACAAAAATATTTATCAATCTCCAAAACCATATCCTGAAAAAATTATTTTTTTAAAAGGCAGTGGAGTTTTTAATAATCATCAAATCTGTGAACTCGTCGTAGTTCCGTTTCAATACCTGCCTTTGGCAAGGAAAATCATCATTCATACTTCAATAAAGTTTGCTATCCATTATGAAGGAGGTAATCCAGCTATAGCCCGAGATGATTTGCTCCAGCAACTCGTCGTTAATCCGGTAACGGTGAAGGAAAAAAAGGTGCTTGAAGACCTTCATGAATTTCAGTATCTGATAATTACTGAATCACCCATGGATACGGTCTTCCAGCGTCTCGCTGCCTGGAAAAGAAAAAAGGGAGTTCCAGCTCAGGTAAGGAATGTAAGCTGGATAATCAATCATTATCCAGGGGAAGATAGCGCGGCAAAGCTCCGAAACTATTTAAAAACCCTCGTTGACTCGGGTACCATATATGTGCTATTAGGTGGTGATGTAGATTATATCCCCTGCCGATTCGCCTATGCAATGACCTGTAGTGCCAATATCTATCCCGGAAGGGAAGATACAATGCCCTGTGATTTGTATTATGCGGATTTGCAGGGAAACTGGGATAGAGATAATGACCGAAGTTATGGAGAGATTGAGGATAGTATAGATTTATATCCAGATCTAATTGTGGGAAGGGCACCAGTAAATACAATTCCTGAGGCACAAAGATTTGTCGAAAAAGTCTTAACCTATGAAAAAAATCCACCCTTTGAATATCTTGATAACGCACTCTTTACTGCCGAAGTATTATGGCACGATCCATATACCGATCAGGGGGTTCATAAAAATAAGATCGGTAATGAGTCATTCCCCAATTACTTTGAGATAACAAAATTATACCAGAGTCTGGGCAACGAAACGAAAGAGGCGGTGATGCAGGCGATAAGGAATGGGCAGAATCTGATAAATCATGATGGTCATGGCTGGATAAATCTGATCTCGGTGGGTGGCTGGCCCCACCGGATTTATAATGTGGATTTTGATACGATCACAAATGGACCGAGATATGGAATTTTATACTCAATCGGCTGCTGGACAAATGCCTTTGACTCGGCATCAGTTTCTGAAGCGTTCGTCAACAGTCCAAATGGTGGTGGTGTCGCATTTATTGGTAATTCCAGTTATGGCTGGGGTTCACCAGGAAATCCCGGATTTGGTTATTCTGATAGATTTGATTCAAGATTTTTCTATTCACTCCTTAAAGAAGATAATTATCACCTCGGTGAGGCATTAGCAATGGCAAAGGCGCACTTCATACCTTATTCAAGAGAAGAGAATGTCTATAGATGGCACCAGTATCAATTAAATCTTCTTGGTGATCCGGAATTGCCAGTCTGGACCAAAATTCCTGATACAATGCTCGTCTTTGCCCCTTCTTATC
Proteins encoded:
- a CDS encoding C25 family cysteine peptidase, with amino-acid sequence MLIFFFLITETYLGQFVLDPNQLQFIPNGNFLKLRIPGWEITDEVGAPELPTTTIKIALPLGAQIKSVEVIATEKKELKLTSDISFTAPPTILCMEVKKISAPNKNIYQSPKPYPEKIIFLKGSGVFNNHQICELVVVPFQYLPLARKIIIHTSIKFAIHYEGGNPAIARDDLLQQLVVNPVTVKEKKVLEDLHEFQYLIITESPMDTVFQRLAAWKRKKGVPAQVRNVSWIINHYPGEDSAAKLRNYLKTLVDSGTIYVLLGGDVDYIPCRFAYAMTCSANIYPGREDTMPCDLYYADLQGNWDRDNDRSYGEIEDSIDLYPDLIVGRAPVNTIPEAQRFVEKVLTYEKNPPFEYLDNALFTAEVLWHDPYTDQGVHKNKIGNESFPNYFEITKLYQSLGNETKEAVMQAIRNGQNLINHDGHGWINLISVGGWPHRIYNVDFDTITNGPRYGILYSIGCWTNAFDSASVSEAFVNSPNGGGVAFIGNSSYGWGSPGNPGFGYSDRFDSRFFYSLLKEDNYHLGEALAMAKAHFIPYSREENVYRWHQYQLNLLGDPELPVWTKIPDTMLVFAPSYLPLGNARIMITVKDKKTNTPLRNALVCLMKGNESYASGYTDASGSIFLKTNALIPGNFDLTITCHNYLPVESTIPVMNGAYINFGGWNINDIFGNNDHIANPGENILLPTKIINCSSIIARNIQLTISANDTLVLVFDSTAFIDSLLPNDSTTIDNAFAIRIRDFAQNGNCATFNLRIVFNNDTLIFRPNILIGMPQLKIEQTDIRTLPAIPGQIESLYINLKNSGYGAGHSVRSGLSSLDPYGFVLIDTVRYGEIPPESIKSAPEPFVIYISPFCPLPHISKFLLNIHSENLCFTDTVSILIGETGFFDDMESGANLWTTDGINNLWHISQRRYFSQSHSWYCGNENTGQYVNNMNCYIQTIPFMIHKNSLLKFYRWFNVPIYGSDGIYVIVLHNNNADTLDFIGTGGALQNRPINSDWFCEKYLLDDYSSGDSIQIRIAFVSDNDGHTGEGFYIDDFSVEYQTAVEESIIEASGQKLKLEVLPNPFQNQCVIKFHISDFKFPQIDDVGQGFSLAVYDVVGRLVKSFNLSFYISNHASNIVWDGKDDAGRKLPAGIYFIQLEAGNKKEIQKVILLR